One genomic segment of [Phormidium] sp. ETS-05 includes these proteins:
- a CDS encoding phospholipase D-like domain-containing protein, giving the protein MPRIFDNIELELLEALRKTLPDSYKADFCVGYFHLRGWRQIDDLIENFIGGENACCRLLIGMQKSAQDQVQEALSLSKSPKLTSIQAAINLKKQIAREFRDQLTWGAPSNADEAGLRRLSQQLKSQKVIVKLFTSYPLHAKLYLLYSEKSYNNPITGFLGSSNLSLSGLQKQGELNIDVLDHDACDKLAKWFQDRWEDKFCLDISKELAQVIDESWARPEIIPPYHIYLKIAYHLSREARVGISEYTIPEDLEKQLLDFQSAAVKIAAKKLNQRGGVVVGDVVGLGKTLVATAIARIFQEDYGYSTLIICPKNLEQMWQSYAEQYGLNAKVLSLSMATKELPNIPARFRLVIIDESHNLRNREGKRYRAIQEFIGSSESKCILLSATPYNKTYLDLSNQLRLFVPEDKDLNIRPEQYLREIGGEIEFQKLHQAAIRSLAAFEQSEFTDDWRQLMALYMVRRTRSFIIHNYAATDSQGKKYLQFADGSQFYFPTRQPKTVKFSLGIDKSNPYAKLYSEAVVNILNGLNLPRYGLGNYIEAKAGKNASPEQQKIIQNLSRGGRRLMGFSRTNLFKRLESSGDSFVESLRRHILRNYIFLYAIEHGLDIPIGTQDADLLDTRSQDEDIDTDIRMTTVTPRISS; this is encoded by the coding sequence ATGCCTCGAATATTTGACAACATCGAATTAGAACTCCTCGAAGCGTTGCGAAAGACCCTGCCCGATTCCTATAAAGCCGATTTTTGCGTTGGGTACTTCCATCTGCGCGGTTGGCGCCAAATTGACGATTTAATCGAAAACTTCATCGGGGGGGAAAATGCCTGTTGTCGGCTTCTAATTGGAATGCAGAAATCAGCCCAAGACCAAGTACAAGAAGCATTATCCCTCAGCAAAAGCCCGAAGTTAACCAGCATCCAAGCCGCCATTAACCTGAAAAAACAAATTGCCCGCGAATTCCGCGACCAGCTCACCTGGGGCGCCCCGAGTAACGCCGATGAAGCCGGTTTGCGGCGGTTGAGTCAGCAGCTTAAATCCCAAAAAGTCATCGTTAAGCTGTTTACATCTTATCCTCTTCATGCTAAACTATATTTACTCTATAGCGAAAAGAGCTACAACAACCCCATTACCGGATTTTTGGGCAGTAGTAACCTCAGTTTATCGGGATTGCAAAAACAGGGAGAATTAAACATCGATGTCCTGGATCACGACGCCTGCGATAAATTAGCTAAATGGTTTCAAGACCGGTGGGAAGATAAATTTTGCCTGGATATCTCTAAGGAACTCGCCCAAGTTATCGATGAAAGTTGGGCACGTCCAGAGATTATCCCACCTTACCACATTTATTTAAAAATTGCCTATCATCTATCACGGGAGGCGCGAGTCGGTATTTCTGAATATACCATCCCAGAGGATTTAGAAAAACAGCTTTTGGACTTCCAAAGTGCGGCGGTGAAAATTGCCGCTAAAAAACTGAATCAGCGCGGTGGTGTAGTGGTGGGAGATGTGGTAGGATTGGGTAAAACCCTGGTAGCCACAGCCATTGCCCGGATTTTTCAGGAAGATTATGGCTACAGTACCCTGATAATTTGTCCCAAAAATCTGGAGCAAATGTGGCAAAGTTACGCTGAGCAATATGGACTAAACGCTAAAGTCCTATCTCTCAGTATGGCGACTAAAGAGCTGCCCAATATTCCAGCTCGGTTTCGCCTAGTGATTATCGATGAAAGTCACAACCTGCGCAACCGGGAAGGGAAACGTTATCGCGCTATTCAAGAGTTTATTGGCTCTAGCGAGAGTAAATGTATTCTCCTCTCGGCGACTCCCTACAATAAGACTTATCTCGACCTTTCTAACCAGCTTCGGTTATTCGTCCCGGAAGATAAGGATTTAAATATCCGTCCTGAGCAATATTTACGGGAAATTGGCGGGGAAATTGAATTTCAAAAACTCCATCAAGCTGCTATTCGCTCCCTCGCCGCTTTTGAACAAAGCGAATTCACCGACGACTGGCGTCAGCTTATGGCTTTATATATGGTACGCCGTACCCGCAGTTTTATTATCCACAACTACGCCGCCACGGACTCTCAGGGGAAAAAATATCTGCAATTCGCTGATGGGAGTCAATTCTATTTTCCCACCCGCCAGCCTAAAACGGTGAAATTTTCTCTGGGGATTGACAAAAGTAATCCCTATGCTAAACTATATTCTGAGGCGGTGGTGAATATCCTAAACGGGCTCAATTTACCGCGCTATGGTTTGGGTAACTACATTGAGGCTAAAGCGGGAAAAAATGCTAGTCCCGAACAGCAAAAAATTATCCAAAACCTCTCACGGGGTGGTCGTCGCTTGATGGGATTTTCCCGGACTAATTTGTTTAAACGGCTGGAAAGTAGCGGTGATTCTTTTGTTGAGTCGCTCCGGCGTCATATTCTGCGCAACTACATTTTCCTGTATGCTATAGAGCATGGCTTGGATATCCCGATCGGCACTCAAGACGCGGACCTGTTGGATACCCGCAGTCAGGATGAAGATATCGATACAGATATACGGATGACGACGGTAACGCCAAGGATATCCTCGTAG
- the tatC gene encoding twin-arginine translocase subunit TatC — MVTTSEDDLATTEESYLDELPEDMEMPLFDHLEELRMRIFYSLLAAAVGVVGCFAAVKPIVRLLEVPAQGAKFLQLAPGEYFFVSLKVAGYSGLLVASPFVLYQVIRFVLPGLTRRERGLLGPIVLGSTFLFIGGLAFAYVALIPAALNFFINYGSGVVEQMWSIDRYFEFVLLLMFCTGVAFQIPVIQALLGLLGIVSSRQMVSGWRYVVLGAAILGGILTPSTDPLTQSLLAGAVLGLYFGGIGLVKLLGK, encoded by the coding sequence ATGGTCACGACTTCCGAGGACGACCTCGCCACCACCGAGGAAAGCTACCTCGACGAACTCCCCGAAGATATGGAAATGCCGCTGTTCGACCATCTAGAAGAGCTGCGAATGCGGATATTTTATTCCCTGCTGGCGGCGGCGGTGGGAGTTGTGGGTTGCTTTGCGGCGGTGAAACCGATCGTCCGACTGCTGGAGGTCCCTGCACAGGGAGCCAAGTTTCTGCAACTGGCCCCTGGAGAATATTTCTTTGTTTCCCTGAAAGTCGCCGGTTATAGCGGTTTGCTGGTGGCGAGTCCGTTTGTCTTATATCAGGTGATTCGCTTTGTGTTACCGGGACTGACGCGGCGAGAGCGGGGCCTGCTCGGCCCGATCGTCCTCGGCTCTACCTTTTTGTTTATTGGCGGTTTGGCTTTTGCTTATGTGGCGTTAATTCCAGCGGCCCTGAACTTCTTTATTAATTACGGTTCGGGGGTGGTGGAGCAGATGTGGTCAATCGATCGTTATTTTGAATTTGTGTTGCTGCTGATGTTTTGCACTGGGGTAGCGTTTCAAATTCCCGTCATCCAGGCTCTACTCGGCTTATTGGGAATAGTATCCTCCCGGCAAATGGTTTCTGGTTGGCGATATGTGGTCCTAGGAGCGGCAATTTTGGGGGGGATTTTGACCCCTTCCACAGACCCCCTAACCCAAAGTCTCCTCGCCGGTGCAGTTTTGGGGTTGTATTTTGGTGGTATTGGTTTAGTGAAGTTGCTGGGAAAATAG